The following are encoded together in the Desulfovibrio legallii genome:
- a CDS encoding branched-chain amino acid ABC transporter permease, with protein MDIQFFIELFFGGLTRGSIYALIALGYTLVYGIIGLINFAHGEIYMLGAFTALLVAGVLGVYGFPAAGILVVAALAAMVWCAAYGYTLEKVAYKPLRTAPRLSPLISAIGMSIFLQNYVLLAQTSDFVPFPNLLPEMDFLEHIGYVMGPSDFLILLVSTIAMVSLSLFIRYTRMGKAMRATSQNRKMALLLGINADRIISLTFIVGSSLAALGGVLIASHMGQVNFGIGFLAGLKAFTAAVLGGIGSIPGAMLGGLVLGLAESFTTGYFSGNYEDILAFGILILILIFRPEGILGKATVQKV; from the coding sequence ATGGACATCCAATTTTTCATAGAGCTTTTTTTCGGCGGCCTCACCCGGGGCAGCATCTATGCCCTTATCGCTCTGGGCTATACTCTGGTCTACGGCATCATCGGGCTCATCAACTTTGCCCACGGCGAGATTTACATGCTGGGGGCCTTCACGGCCCTGCTGGTAGCCGGGGTACTGGGGGTCTACGGCTTTCCCGCGGCCGGCATTCTGGTGGTGGCGGCCCTGGCGGCCATGGTCTGGTGTGCGGCCTATGGCTACACACTGGAAAAGGTGGCTTACAAGCCCCTGCGCACCGCGCCACGCCTTTCGCCGCTTATCTCGGCCATCGGCATGTCCATCTTTTTGCAGAACTATGTGCTGCTGGCCCAGACCTCGGATTTCGTGCCTTTTCCCAACCTTCTGCCCGAAATGGATTTTCTGGAACACATCGGCTACGTCATGGGCCCCAGCGACTTTCTGATTCTGCTGGTCAGCACCATCGCCATGGTCAGCCTTTCGCTGTTCATCCGCTACACCCGCATGGGCAAGGCCATGCGCGCCACCTCGCAGAACCGTAAAATGGCTCTGCTGCTGGGCATTAACGCCGACCGCATTATTTCGCTTACCTTTATTGTGGGCTCGTCTTTGGCAGCCCTGGGCGGCGTACTCATCGCCTCACACATGGGGCAGGTCAACTTCGGCATCGGTTTTCTGGCCGGGCTCAAGGCCTTTACCGCGGCCGTGCTGGGGGGCATCGGCTCCATTCCCGGCGCCATGCTGGGGGGCCTGGTGCTGGGCCTGGCCGAGAGCTTCACTACCGGATACTTTTCGGGCAACTATGAGGACATCCTGGCCTTCGGCATCCTGATCCTCATCCTCATTTTCCGGCCCGAGGGCATTCTGGGCAAAGCCACCGTGCAGAAGGTCTAG
- a CDS encoding ABC transporter ATP-binding protein, translating into MTPVLEVQDLTQDFGGLRALNEVSLTVEEREIVALIGPNGAGKTTFFNCVTGIYTPTEGKVHLYDAQGQQHLLNGVKPHKITMMGMARTFQNIRLFGEMTVLENVMIGRHCRTSTGVWGALVRDSRSRREEQASIDQSYALLQLVQLEEFWNEAAHNLPYGAQRRLEIARALATEPRMLLLDEPAAGMNPQETNELKDLVLSIRDAKKISILLIEHDMSMVMSLSDRIYVMEYGSCIATGTPAEIRANPRVIKAYLGESDA; encoded by the coding sequence GTGACCCCCGTGCTGGAAGTACAGGATCTGACCCAGGATTTCGGCGGCCTGCGCGCCCTCAACGAAGTTTCCCTGACGGTCGAGGAAAGGGAAATTGTGGCCCTGATCGGCCCCAACGGTGCGGGCAAGACCACATTTTTCAACTGCGTCACGGGCATCTACACCCCCACCGAGGGCAAGGTGCACCTCTATGACGCGCAAGGGCAACAGCATTTGCTCAACGGCGTAAAGCCGCACAAAATCACGATGATGGGCATGGCCCGCACGTTTCAGAATATCCGCCTGTTCGGCGAAATGACCGTGCTGGAAAATGTTATGATTGGCCGCCACTGCCGCACCAGCACGGGCGTTTGGGGCGCGCTGGTCCGCGACAGCCGCTCCCGCAGGGAAGAGCAAGCGAGCATTGACCAGAGCTATGCCCTGCTCCAACTGGTACAACTGGAAGAATTCTGGAACGAAGCCGCCCACAACCTGCCCTACGGCGCACAACGCCGCCTGGAAATCGCCCGCGCTCTGGCCACGGAACCCCGCATGCTCTTGCTGGACGAACCCGCCGCCGGCATGAACCCTCAGGAAACCAACGAACTCAAAGACCTGGTCCTCTCCATCCGTGACGCCAAAAAAATCTCCATTTTGCTCATTGAGCACGATATGAGCATGGTCATGTCTCTTTCCGACCGCATCTATGTCATGGAATACGGTTCCTGCATCGCCACGGGCACCCCGGCGGAAATCCGCGCCAACCCCCGCGTCATCAAGGCTTACCTGGGAGAAAGCGATGCTTGA
- a CDS encoding ABC transporter permease subunit → MHRIRKAAIAAVWFMLLTLPVLGIKLNTVDRTVSWRFDRILILGVAIFGLALIWDWCFTRKARGLPLLSLPHTGGLPARLALLRERPRVLAAALGALLGVMVIMPWISSFYQTNIMISALLYVMLALGLNIVVGLAGQLVLGYVAFYAVGAYTYGLLNQFFGLGFWTCLPVGGVMAVLFGLALGFPVLRLRGDYLAIVTLGFGEIVRLTLQNWTSVTGGPRGIGDIPRPSLFGIAMDISASTTYVYYLVLAAVIVTIVVISRLKNSRVGLALQALREDEIACEAMGIDITRVKLSAFALGSCWAGFAGVIFAAKTTYINPSSFTFMESAMILSMVVLGGMGSITGVVIAALILILVPEYLRAFSEYRMLLFGLTMVIMMLFRPQGLISGERRRYHISAPHGEGKGERS, encoded by the coding sequence ATGCATCGCATCCGTAAAGCCGCCATTGCCGCAGTCTGGTTTATGCTGTTGACCCTGCCGGTGCTGGGCATCAAGCTCAACACCGTGGACCGCACCGTCAGCTGGCGTTTCGACCGCATCCTTATTCTGGGCGTGGCCATCTTCGGCCTGGCCCTGATCTGGGACTGGTGTTTCACCCGCAAGGCCCGCGGACTGCCCCTGCTCTCCCTGCCGCACACGGGCGGCCTTCCTGCCCGTCTGGCCCTGCTGCGTGAGCGGCCCCGCGTGCTGGCGGCGGCGCTGGGTGCGCTTTTGGGCGTCATGGTCATCATGCCCTGGATCAGCTCCTTCTACCAGACCAACATCATGATCTCGGCTCTGCTCTACGTGATGCTGGCCCTGGGCCTGAACATCGTGGTAGGCTTGGCCGGCCAGCTGGTGCTGGGCTATGTGGCTTTTTACGCCGTGGGGGCTTACACCTACGGCCTGCTTAACCAGTTTTTCGGCCTGGGTTTCTGGACCTGCCTGCCCGTGGGCGGGGTCATGGCCGTCCTGTTCGGCTTGGCGCTGGGCTTTCCCGTACTGCGCTTGCGCGGCGACTATCTGGCCATCGTAACCCTGGGCTTTGGCGAAATCGTGCGCCTGACCCTGCAGAACTGGACCTCCGTCACCGGCGGGCCGCGCGGCATCGGCGACATCCCCCGGCCCAGCCTGTTCGGCATAGCGATGGACATCAGCGCCAGCACTACCTATGTGTACTATCTGGTGCTGGCCGCCGTCATCGTAACCATCGTGGTCATCAGCCGGCTGAAGAACTCCCGCGTGGGGCTGGCCCTGCAGGCCCTGCGCGAGGATGAAATTGCCTGCGAGGCCATGGGCATAGACATCACCCGCGTTAAGCTCTCGGCCTTTGCCCTGGGCTCCTGCTGGGCGGGCTTTGCAGGGGTCATCTTCGCGGCCAAAACCACCTACATCAATCCCTCCAGCTTTACCTTCATGGAATCGGCCATGATCCTTTCCATGGTAGTGCTGGGCGGCATGGGCTCCATTACCGGCGTGGTCATCGCGGCCCTCATCCTCATTCTGGTGCCGGAATACCTGCGGGCCTTTTCCGAATACCGCATGTTGCTCTTCGGCCTGACCATGGTGATCATGATGCTCTTCCGTCCGCAGGGGCTCATCAGCGGCGAACGGCGGCGATACCACATCAGCGCCCCGCACGGCGAAGGCAAAGGAGAACGCTCGTGA
- a CDS encoding ABC transporter ATP-binding protein, producing the protein MLELSHVDTYYGNIQALRDISLTVEEGDIATLIGANGAGKSTTLMTICGINRARQGEILWYGKPIHTLPPHEIVALGISQVPEGRLIFPDLSVSENLDLGAFLRKDAAAIKQDQDYVFSLFPILAERRRQLGGTLSGGEQQMLAISRALMARPKLLLLDEPSLGLAPIIIQQIFDIIRKVNADGTTVFLVEQNANQALRIATRGYVMENGRIVMHDTAANLLKSEQVRKAYLGV; encoded by the coding sequence ATGCTTGAGCTCAGCCATGTGGATACCTACTACGGCAATATCCAGGCCCTGCGCGATATTTCTCTCACCGTAGAGGAAGGCGACATCGCCACGCTCATCGGGGCCAACGGCGCCGGCAAATCCACCACGCTTATGACCATTTGCGGCATCAACCGGGCCCGCCAGGGCGAAATACTCTGGTACGGCAAGCCCATCCACACCCTGCCGCCGCACGAAATAGTGGCTTTGGGCATCTCGCAGGTGCCCGAAGGCCGCCTGATCTTTCCCGACCTGAGCGTGAGCGAAAATCTGGACCTGGGCGCTTTTCTGCGCAAAGACGCCGCCGCTATAAAGCAGGACCAGGACTACGTCTTCAGCCTCTTCCCCATCCTGGCCGAACGCCGCCGCCAGCTGGGCGGCACGCTTTCCGGCGGGGAACAGCAGATGCTCGCCATCAGCCGCGCCCTCATGGCCCGTCCCAAACTGCTCTTGCTGGACGAACCTTCGCTGGGCCTCGCCCCCATCATCATCCAGCAGATCTTTGACATCATCCGCAAGGTCAATGCCGACGGCACCACTGTTTTTCTGGTGGAACAAAACGCCAACCAGGCCCTGCGCATCGCCACCCGCGGCTATGTCATGGAAAACGGCCGCATCGTCATGCACGACACGGCCGCCAATCTTCTTAAAAGCGAACAGGTCCGCAAAGCCTACCTGGGCGTTTAG
- the cbiQ gene encoding cobalt ECF transporter T component CbiQ: MFDQPFVRPSLLQGVDPRVRLACAGLFAVCLAPLQTLTACALGLALGCVLLAAARPPLLPLAHRLGAVNIFILFLWCVTPLTMPGPVLAQWGFFNVTAPGVRLALLVTVKSNAIVCAFLALAASMDAPTAGHALERLGCPPKLVFLFLFTARYIHVLAQEWHTLLVAARLRGFRPRSDLRTYRTLASLLGLLLVRSYDRALRVREAMVLRGFTGHFRSIAAFRARPVDALFALGVLAALTAILYMEHLGRTHA; encoded by the coding sequence GTGTTTGACCAGCCCTTTGTCCGCCCCTCGCTCCTGCAGGGCGTAGACCCACGGGTGCGTCTGGCCTGCGCCGGACTGTTTGCCGTGTGTCTTGCGCCGCTGCAGACCCTCACGGCCTGCGCTCTGGGCCTGGCCCTGGGCTGCGTTCTTCTGGCGGCTGCCCGGCCGCCGCTCCTGCCCCTGGCGCATCGTCTGGGCGCGGTCAACATCTTCATCCTGTTTTTATGGTGTGTAACGCCCCTGACCATGCCCGGCCCGGTTCTGGCGCAGTGGGGTTTTTTCAACGTTACGGCTCCGGGCGTGCGTCTGGCCCTGTTGGTGACGGTCAAATCCAACGCCATTGTCTGCGCCTTTCTGGCGCTGGCAGCCAGCATGGACGCGCCCACGGCCGGGCACGCCCTGGAACGTCTGGGCTGTCCGCCCAAGCTGGTCTTTCTGTTCCTGTTCACGGCCCGCTATATTCATGTGCTGGCGCAGGAGTGGCACACGCTGCTGGTGGCGGCGCGGCTGCGCGGTTTTCGCCCCCGCAGCGACCTGCGCACTTACCGCACGCTGGCTTCCCTGCTGGGACTTTTGCTGGTACGCAGCTACGATCGCGCCCTGCGGGTACGGGAGGCCATGGTGCTGCGGGGCTTTACCGGGCATTTTCGCTCGATTGCGGCATTCCGGGCCCGCCCTGTGGACGCGCTTTTTGCCCTGGGGGTTCTGGCCGCCCTGACGGCCATTTTGTATATGGAACATCTGGGGAGGACGCATGCCTGA
- a CDS encoding branched-chain amino acid ABC transporter substrate-binding protein has product MNKAVTWLATMAFCVATAAPALAAEDSIKIGVQGAHSGDLASYGVPSLNAVKIVVDKANAKGGVLGRKIEVISQDDQCKPEMATNAATKLISDKAVAVVGPICSGPTKASLPLFQQAGIIAISPTATTPGLTEDGKNPLFFRTVANDNAQAKLTSDFVLNKLKAKSVAYLHDNGDYGKGFADNNRAILEKAGVKTVLFEAVTPDAVDFSAVVRKLRRAKPDILVFGGYQPVASKLIQQMRRDHLKVPLIGPDGVKDETFLKMTGKDSEGTYASYPKDTSALPQYKEAREAHIKAFGSEPGFGYYNAYAATQCLLAAIEKAGSTDTAKLKEVLRNNLVDTPLGKINFNAQGDAAGMGLSIYQVQGGKFVELDHSITLN; this is encoded by the coding sequence ATGAACAAAGCTGTGACCTGGCTTGCGACAATGGCCTTTTGCGTGGCAACCGCCGCGCCCGCCCTGGCGGCGGAGGACTCTATCAAAATCGGCGTGCAGGGCGCTCATTCCGGCGACCTGGCCTCCTACGGCGTGCCCAGCCTCAACGCGGTGAAAATCGTGGTTGACAAGGCCAACGCCAAGGGCGGCGTACTTGGGCGCAAAATTGAGGTCATCTCTCAGGACGACCAGTGCAAGCCCGAAATGGCCACCAACGCGGCCACCAAACTGATTTCCGACAAGGCCGTAGCCGTGGTCGGGCCCATCTGCTCCGGCCCCACCAAAGCCTCTTTGCCCTTGTTCCAGCAGGCCGGAATTATTGCTATTTCCCCCACAGCCACCACGCCAGGCCTGACCGAGGACGGCAAGAACCCGCTCTTTTTCCGCACCGTGGCCAACGACAACGCCCAGGCCAAGCTCACCAGCGACTTTGTCCTCAACAAGCTCAAGGCCAAATCCGTGGCCTATCTGCACGACAACGGCGATTACGGCAAGGGCTTTGCCGACAACAACCGCGCCATTCTGGAAAAAGCCGGCGTGAAGACCGTGCTGTTTGAAGCCGTGACCCCCGACGCCGTGGACTTTTCGGCCGTGGTGCGCAAACTGCGCCGCGCCAAGCCCGACATCCTGGTCTTCGGCGGCTACCAGCCCGTGGCCTCCAAGCTCATCCAGCAGATGCGCCGCGACCACCTCAAGGTGCCGCTTATCGGCCCCGACGGCGTAAAGGACGAAACCTTCCTCAAAATGACCGGCAAGGACAGCGAAGGCACCTACGCCTCCTACCCCAAGGACACCAGCGCCCTGCCCCAGTACAAGGAAGCCCGCGAGGCCCACATCAAGGCCTTCGGCAGCGAGCCCGGTTTCGGCTACTACAATGCCTACGCCGCCACCCAGTGCCTGCTGGCCGCCATTGAAAAGGCCGGCAGCACGGATACGGCCAAGCTCAAGGAAGTGCTGCGCAACAACCTCGTGGACACGCCTCTGGGCAAGATCAACTTTAACGCCCAGGGCGACGCCGCCGGCATGGGCCTTTCCATCTACCAGGTGCAGGGCGGCAAGTTTGTGGAACTCGACCACAGCATTACGCTGAACTAA
- the der gene encoding ribosome biogenesis GTPase Der, with amino-acid sequence MADTLPRIVLVGRPNVGKSTLFNRLIRSNRAITHDRPGITRDRMEGLVRRNGLPAFGIVDTGGITLDAHAAVVEGPEGIRGFERHILAQTEEALTTAAAVAFVVDGRDGLLPLDEHLAAHVRRKGLPTLCVVNKVDGAEREDEYLAEFHVLGFPLLSVSAEHGHNINALAAALAGLLPEEAAQNAAPPEPPTLRLALLGRPNAGKSSLVNALAGTERMIVSDVAGTTRDSVDVRLTRDGLDYVFVDTAGVRRRTKITDSVERYSVNAAIKSGSKAHVTLLTLDATEGVSQQDKRLMDMLNTRKIPFMVVINKCDLVPRASLEQLKKNVGQALSFCPHVPLLTVSALKGLGLGKILPLARKIHEECSVRIPTGQINRAMEAVLTRHQPPVVKRVRAKFFYLTQAETEPPTFVFFVSDAERVPESYVRYLERSLRQMFGITHAPMRLHLRSSHKKGGDKGQRGAAKA; translated from the coding sequence ATGGCCGACACCCTGCCCCGCATCGTTCTGGTGGGCCGCCCCAACGTGGGCAAATCCACCCTCTTCAACCGTCTCATCCGCAGCAACCGCGCCATTACCCACGACCGGCCGGGCATCACCCGCGACCGCATGGAAGGCCTGGTGCGCCGCAATGGCCTGCCCGCCTTTGGTATTGTGGACACGGGCGGCATCACCCTGGACGCCCACGCCGCCGTGGTGGAGGGCCCCGAAGGCATTCGCGGTTTTGAGCGCCACATTCTGGCCCAGACGGAGGAAGCCCTGACCACGGCGGCGGCCGTGGCCTTTGTGGTGGACGGCCGGGACGGACTGCTGCCCCTGGACGAACACCTGGCCGCGCATGTGCGGCGCAAGGGGCTGCCTACATTGTGCGTGGTCAACAAAGTGGACGGCGCGGAACGCGAGGACGAGTACCTGGCCGAATTTCATGTACTGGGTTTTCCGCTGCTTTCCGTTTCTGCTGAGCACGGGCACAATATTAACGCTCTGGCGGCGGCCCTGGCCGGCCTGCTGCCCGAAGAAGCCGCGCAAAACGCCGCGCCGCCGGAGCCCCCGACCCTGCGGCTGGCCCTGCTGGGCCGCCCCAATGCGGGCAAATCCTCTCTGGTTAATGCCCTGGCCGGGACGGAACGCATGATCGTTTCCGATGTGGCGGGCACCACCAGGGACAGCGTGGATGTGCGCCTGACCCGCGACGGCCTGGACTACGTCTTTGTGGATACAGCCGGCGTGCGCCGCCGCACCAAGATCACCGACAGTGTGGAACGCTACTCCGTCAACGCCGCCATCAAGTCCGGCAGCAAGGCCCATGTGACCCTGCTCACCCTGGACGCCACCGAGGGCGTCAGCCAGCAGGACAAGCGGCTCATGGACATGCTCAATACCCGCAAAATTCCCTTCATGGTGGTCATCAACAAGTGCGATCTGGTGCCGCGCGCCTCGCTGGAACAGCTCAAAAAAAATGTGGGTCAGGCTCTTTCCTTCTGCCCGCATGTGCCCCTGCTCACGGTTTCCGCCCTTAAGGGCCTGGGCCTGGGCAAAATCCTGCCCCTGGCCCGCAAAATCCATGAAGAATGCTCCGTGCGCATCCCCACCGGCCAGATCAACCGGGCCATGGAAGCCGTGCTCACCCGCCACCAGCCCCCGGTGGTCAAACGCGTGCGGGCCAAGTTCTTCTACCTCACCCAGGCGGAAACAGAGCCGCCCACCTTTGTCTTTTTTGTCAGCGACGCCGAACGCGTGCCCGAAAGTTACGTGCGCTACCTGGAACGCAGCCTGCGGCAGATGTTCGGCATCACCCACGCGCCCATGCGTCTGCACCTGCGCTCCAGCCACAAAAAAGGCGGCGATAAAGGCCAGCGCGGCGCAGCCAAAGCATGA
- a CDS encoding sensor domain-containing diguanylate cyclase: MPDQSCPTQCLIQMDSPDPIWEWHVPSDSLFLSAGALCKLQLEGDPPRSMQEFLTHCPLERLVRVLQVLENVLCGLSGPHMECIFPMHDKLVRGQLLVVARDSAGRATRVVGSTCIMAGTQVDCQRQQIMAAPHPKEVLESNPPHDSGRLLMALNATGDGLWDWDTLTNEVYYSPAYLNMLGYSPGEFAPTLDSWSERIHPDDHDDVMLPQLRMVTSPDAGDTFTYTYRMRRRDGRWAWILSRGYVTHRDAFGRATRIIGLHTDISAAQGDRAKLEDMVRNDALTGLRSRTFYGMEADRLEQQGLRPVSIIVTDVNGLKIVNDYLGHPQGNALLCRAALFLRTNLSPSYCVARMSGDEFAVLMPHCSPKEAESIVHDLRKRQEAFNAATPDEVPTLLSIGCAGTDSQDVNIHQTLANADRAMLRHKFATRSEMHLRIKKWIENHQDVTVSLDDSRYN; the protein is encoded by the coding sequence ATGCCAGACCAGTCTTGCCCGACGCAATGCCTTATCCAGATGGATTCTCCAGACCCCATCTGGGAATGGCATGTCCCTTCCGACAGCTTGTTTCTCAGCGCCGGCGCCCTGTGCAAACTGCAACTGGAAGGCGATCCTCCCCGCAGCATGCAGGAATTTCTGACCCACTGCCCCCTGGAACGCCTGGTGCGCGTGTTGCAGGTGCTGGAAAACGTGCTCTGCGGCCTCAGCGGCCCGCACATGGAGTGCATCTTTCCCATGCATGACAAACTGGTGCGCGGTCAGTTGCTGGTCGTGGCCCGCGACAGCGCCGGCCGCGCCACCCGCGTGGTGGGCAGCACCTGCATCATGGCGGGCACGCAGGTGGATTGCCAGCGCCAGCAGATCATGGCCGCGCCGCACCCCAAGGAGGTGCTGGAATCCAACCCCCCGCACGACTCCGGGCGTCTGCTCATGGCCCTCAACGCCACCGGCGACGGCCTTTGGGACTGGGACACGCTCACCAACGAGGTTTACTACAGCCCCGCCTATCTGAATATGCTGGGCTACAGCCCCGGTGAATTCGCCCCTACGCTGGACTCCTGGAGCGAAAGAATCCACCCCGACGACCACGACGACGTGATGTTGCCGCAGTTGCGCATGGTGACTTCGCCCGACGCAGGCGACACCTTTACCTACACCTACCGCATGCGGCGCAGGGATGGCCGCTGGGCCTGGATACTCTCACGCGGGTACGTGACCCACCGCGACGCCTTTGGCCGGGCCACCCGCATCATCGGCCTGCATACAGACATCAGCGCCGCGCAGGGCGACAGAGCCAAACTGGAGGATATGGTCCGCAACGACGCCCTCACCGGCCTGCGCAGCCGCACCTTTTACGGCATGGAGGCGGACAGGCTGGAGCAGCAGGGCCTCCGGCCCGTGAGCATCATCGTCACCGACGTCAACGGCCTTAAGATAGTCAACGACTATCTGGGCCACCCCCAGGGCAACGCCCTGCTCTGCCGTGCGGCCCTTTTTTTGCGCACGAACCTCTCCCCCTCCTACTGCGTGGCCCGCATGAGCGGAGACGAGTTCGCGGTCCTCATGCCCCACTGCTCGCCGAAAGAAGCCGAAAGCATCGTGCACGATCTGCGCAAACGGCAGGAAGCCTTCAACGCCGCCACCCCCGACGAGGTGCCCACCCTGTTGTCCATCGGCTGTGCCGGCACGGACAGCCAGGACGTGAACATCCATCAGACTCTGGCCAACGCCGACCGCGCCATGTTGCGGCACAAGTTCGCCACCCGCTCGGAGATGCACCTGCGGATCAAAAAATGGATCGAAAACCATCAGGACGTGACGGTCAGTCTGGACGACAGTCGTTATAACTGA
- a CDS encoding energy-coupling factor ABC transporter ATP-binding protein encodes MPETQETTQAIFCLEGVHYAYGQGEEARRVLCGVDFALRPGQHVGLYGPNGSGKTTFFRCITGLARPQRGEVRFHGRALHNEKDFYVLRCAVGFVLQHAEDQLFFPTVLEDVAFGPLNLGLTPEAARARALETLERLGLAGFEQRLTHRLSGGEKKLVSLATVLAMKPEALLLDEPTNGLDNAARERIIQILQTLDTARITISHDWDFLERTSSQYLTIDNGRLDTCAPSLAHAHLHAHPLGNRPHDHG; translated from the coding sequence ATGCCTGAAACGCAGGAAACGACGCAGGCTATCTTCTGCCTGGAGGGCGTACATTACGCCTACGGGCAGGGAGAAGAAGCGCGGCGCGTGCTGTGCGGGGTGGACTTTGCCCTTCGGCCGGGGCAGCATGTGGGGCTGTACGGCCCCAATGGCAGCGGCAAGACGACGTTCTTTCGCTGCATCACCGGTCTGGCCCGGCCGCAACGGGGCGAAGTGCGTTTTCACGGACGCGCGCTACACAACGAAAAAGATTTTTACGTCCTGCGCTGCGCCGTGGGTTTTGTCCTGCAGCACGCCGAGGATCAGCTTTTTTTCCCCACCGTGTTGGAAGACGTGGCCTTTGGCCCGCTGAACCTGGGGCTTACGCCCGAAGCCGCCCGCGCCAGGGCTCTGGAAACGCTGGAACGCCTGGGGCTCGCGGGCTTTGAACAACGCCTGACCCACCGCCTTTCAGGCGGCGAAAAAAAACTGGTTTCCCTGGCTACAGTGCTGGCCATGAAGCCCGAAGCCCTGCTTCTGGACGAACCCACCAACGGGCTGGACAATGCAGCCCGCGAACGCATCATTCAAATCCTACAAACACTGGACACGGCGCGGATCACCATTTCGCACGACTGGGACTTTCTGGAGCGCACCTCTTCCCAATACCTTACCATTGATAACGGCCGCCTGGACACCTGCGCCCCCTCCCTGGCCCACGCCCATCTGCACGCCCACCCTCTGGGCAACCGGCCCCACGATCACGGCTAG
- a CDS encoding RluA family pseudouridine synthase, whose amino-acid sequence MQSEDNPPPTPLSRFPAAARPHPGDAPASEREPFAAPQGNARLPPLAAAASMPVADDAFPPVSEPESGQKLLQFLQRRLGLPQSMLHRWVRTGQVRVNGARCKPFTRVNTGDSVRLPPFALKMAAAEAAPDAPDCAPEGNLPPLLGTSGYWWVFNKPAGLPTHPGSGHEDSLATRLARHFAAAPFRPTPAHRLDKDTSGALLVAASYEALVEAQEALRSGGLVKEYVAWVQGHWPHAETRLLRHYLRKEGRLGQEKMHTAAPDAHGAREALCLARPLRIGQEESLVQVRLLTGRTHQIRAQLAALDHPVLGDGKYGPAAERSRPLLLHALRLVLPDGRAFACLPPWTGPHALTQMPDPLPYGPAGASEGPFPPDKNRAINPPLQ is encoded by the coding sequence ATGCAATCGGAAGACAATCCTCCGCCTACACCCTTGTCCCGCTTTCCGGCAGCGGCCCGCCCCCACCCAGGGGACGCCCCGGCCTCCGAGCGGGAACCCTTTGCGGCCCCCCAGGGCAACGCCCGGCTCCCCCCCCTTGCGGCGGCGGCATCCATGCCTGTGGCGGACGACGCATTTCCCCCCGTCAGCGAGCCCGAAAGCGGTCAGAAGCTGCTCCAGTTTCTGCAGCGCCGCCTGGGACTGCCCCAGTCCATGCTGCACCGCTGGGTGCGCACAGGACAAGTGCGCGTCAATGGCGCCCGCTGCAAACCTTTTACCCGCGTCAACACGGGCGACAGTGTACGCCTGCCGCCGTTTGCCCTGAAAATGGCCGCGGCCGAAGCCGCGCCCGATGCCCCCGACTGCGCTCCGGAAGGCAACCTGCCCCCTCTGTTGGGCACATCGGGCTACTGGTGGGTCTTCAACAAGCCCGCAGGGCTCCCCACCCACCCCGGCAGCGGCCATGAAGACAGCCTGGCCACGCGCCTGGCCAGACATTTTGCCGCCGCCCCCTTCCGCCCCACACCTGCGCATCGGCTGGACAAAGACACCTCCGGCGCGCTGCTGGTGGCGGCCTCCTACGAAGCCCTGGTTGAAGCCCAGGAAGCCCTGCGCAGTGGCGGGCTGGTCAAGGAATATGTGGCCTGGGTGCAAGGGCATTGGCCCCATGCGGAAACCCGCCTGCTGCGTCATTATCTGCGCAAGGAAGGTCGGCTGGGGCAGGAAAAGATGCACACGGCGGCCCCCGACGCGCACGGCGCGCGCGAAGCCCTCTGCCTGGCCCGGCCCCTGCGCATCGGGCAGGAAGAAAGCCTGGTGCAGGTACGCCTGCTTACGGGCCGCACCCATCAGATCCGGGCGCAACTGGCCGCACTGGATCACCCCGTGCTGGGCGACGGCAAATACGGTCCGGCAGCGGAACGCAGCCGCCCGCTCTTGCTGCACGCCTTGCGGCTGGTCCTGCCCGACGGCCGCGCCTTTGCCTGCCTGCCCCCCTGGACAGGGCCGCACGCTCTGACCCAGATGCCCGATCCCTTGCCGTACGGCCCGGCGGGGGCCTCCGAAGGGCCCTTTCCTCCGGACAAAAATCGTGCTATAAATCCGCCCTTGCAGTAA